A genome region from Bacillaceae bacterium IKA-2 includes the following:
- a CDS encoding sporulation histidine kinase inhibitor Sda produces MKNLSDELLVETYFKAIKLKLSSDFIFLIKEEIEKRSLLDRIKKTS; encoded by the coding sequence ATGAAAAATTTATCTGATGAACTGTTAGTTGAGACCTATTTCAAAGCCATTAAATTAAAACTTAGTTCCGATTTTATTTTTTTAATTAAAGAAGAAATCGAAAAAAGATCTTTACTAGATAGAATAAAGAAGACTTCATAA
- the yqeH gene encoding ribosome biogenesis GTPase YqeH, whose translation MNDHEYICSGCGVKVQTENNTELGYVPKSALEKEIIICQRCFRLKHYNEVQDVSLTDDDFLKILNTLGSRDALIVKVVDIFDFNGSWLPGLHRFVGKNKVLLVGNKVDLLPKGLNHNRLINWMKLSSKELGLKPEDVFLISAENRTGILELADAIEKHRGRKDVYVVGCTNVGKSTFINSLIKEFGGDEGQFITTSHFPGTTLDMIDIPLDDGSSLFDTPGIINHHQMAHFVTKKELRAITPKKQIKPKVFQLNEGQTLFFGGLARLDYLSGGRNALICYVSNELNIHRTKLEKADELYGNHLGDMLQPPGKEDLENFPPLVRHEFKLTEDKTDIVFSGLGWVTVEEKGRVAAYVPKGVTVSVRTALI comes from the coding sequence TTGAATGATCATGAATATATTTGCTCAGGTTGTGGCGTAAAAGTGCAAACAGAAAATAATACTGAACTAGGGTATGTACCTAAATCAGCTCTAGAAAAAGAAATAATTATTTGTCAACGATGTTTTCGGTTAAAGCATTATAATGAAGTTCAAGATGTCTCATTAACTGACGATGATTTTTTAAAAATTTTAAATACATTGGGCAGTCGAGATGCGTTAATTGTAAAAGTTGTTGATATTTTTGATTTTAACGGAAGTTGGCTTCCAGGATTACATCGCTTTGTTGGTAAAAATAAAGTATTATTAGTTGGAAATAAAGTAGATTTGTTGCCTAAAGGCTTAAATCATAACAGGCTTATCAATTGGATGAAGCTGTCTTCAAAAGAATTAGGTTTAAAGCCCGAGGATGTATTTTTAATAAGTGCAGAAAATCGGACAGGTATTTTAGAATTAGCAGACGCTATTGAAAAACATCGAGGTCGTAAAGACGTTTATGTAGTAGGGTGTACAAATGTAGGTAAATCAACATTTATCAACAGCTTAATTAAAGAATTTGGTGGAGATGAAGGTCAGTTTATCACAACGTCTCACTTTCCAGGAACGACATTAGATATGATTGATATTCCGTTGGATGATGGAAGCTCATTATTTGATACACCTGGAATTATTAATCATCATCAAATGGCTCACTTTGTTACCAAAAAAGAATTAAGGGCGATCACTCCAAAAAAGCAAATTAAGCCAAAAGTATTTCAGCTAAACGAAGGTCAAACATTATTTTTTGGTGGACTAGCACGCCTAGATTATCTTTCTGGGGGTAGAAATGCGTTAATCTGTTACGTTTCTAATGAACTCAATATTCATCGAACAAAGCTAGAAAAAGCTGATGAATTATATGGAAATCATCTTGGGGACATGTTGCAACCACCAGGAAAAGAAGATCTGGAAAATTTCCCGCCCCTAGTGAGACATGAGTTTAAACTAACAGAGGATAAAACCGATATTGTCTTTTCTGGACTAGGTTGGGTAACGGTTGAGGAGAAAGGTCGAGTCGCTGCTTACGTACCAAAAGGGGTAACCGTTTCAGTAAGAACAGCACTTATTTAA